A region from the Bacteroidales bacterium genome encodes:
- a CDS encoding addiction module protein, with amino-acid sequence MNLQYISDNKGKTTGVFIPIQEWEDLKSKYKGLENEEVDVPNWHKDLVRKRMDEYRKDPDIAMDFDAAMDDIEKEL; translated from the coding sequence ATGAACCTGCAATATATTTCAGACAACAAGGGAAAGACCACTGGAGTTTTCATTCCTATTCAGGAATGGGAAGACCTGAAATCAAAATACAAGGGACTGGAGAACGAAGAAGTGGATGTTCCCAATTGGCACAAAGATCTGGTAAGAAAACGCATGGATGAGTACAGGAAAGATCCAGATATTGCAATGGACTTTGATGCTGCAATGGATGACATTGAAAAAGAGCTTTAA